The following proteins are co-located in the Doryrhamphus excisus isolate RoL2022-K1 chromosome 3, RoL_Dexc_1.0, whole genome shotgun sequence genome:
- the dtna gene encoding dystrobrevin alpha isoform X4, whose amino-acid sequence MADRRQLLVEMRAQDLDSIRLSTYRTACKLRFVQKKCNLHLIDIWNIIEAFRENGLNIMDLNAELPVVRLEVVLSTILCQLNKRMPTTHQINVDHSISVLLNFLLAAYDLDGDGKISVFVVKMALATFCGGKILDKLRYIFSQISDSAGIMTYSQFDQFLREVLKLPMAVFEGPSFGYTEQAAKSCFAQQKKVSLNIFLDTLMSDPPPQCLVWLPLMHRLANVENVFHPVECSYCHTESMMGFRYRCQQCHNYQLCQDCFWRGHASGSHSNQHQMKEYTSWKSPAKKLSHALSKSLSCASSREPLHPMFPEMPEKPLNLAHIVPPRPMNAPSEYSFSNSMPTSGNPYSTKKSQDIAQHLLKGRGLHCNLDAVDRLADEHILIGLYVKLLQNNPKTRLLESSNHQDEEHSLITRYAARLAADAVQQQRVPTDLPCSLDANKQQRQLIAELESKNREILQEIQRLRLQHEEASQPPPDRGQQNPTLLAELRLLRQRKDELEQRMSSLQESRRELMVQLEQLMMLLKLAEEQKQATQGPGSPRSSPSHTISRTIPTPIHADSASTTPTHTPQDSLMGVGGDVQEAFAQGPRRNLRNDLLVAADSITNTMSSLVKELNSEGGSETESTVDSDFSRGDILATTTSDPFLSYKPKTAPEAEEDEEERFEDDLEQQLEDELKLEELMKHRQEVDKPCMVTCSSDCAAPGHW is encoded by the exons ATGGCGGATAGAAGGCAACTGCTTGTGGAGATGA GGGCTCAGGATTTGGACTCCATACGTCTGTCAACATACAGGACAGCCTGCAAGCTCAGATTTGTGCAGAAGAAATGCAACT TGCATTTGATTGACATCTGGAACATCATCGAGGCCTTCCGAGAAAACGGCCTCAATATCATGGACCTCAACGCCGAGCTTCCTGTGGTCCGCCTGGAAGTGGTGCTGTCCACCATACTGTGCCAGCTCAACAAGCGCATGCCCACCACACACCAGATCAACGTGGATCACTCCATCAGCGTGCTGCTCAACTTCCTGCTGGCAGCCTATGACCT ggATGGAGATGGCAAGATATCGGTGTTTGTTGTGAAGATGGCACTTGCGACCTTCTGTGGGGGGAAAATTCTGGATAAATTAAGAT ATATTTTTTCACAGATATCAGATTCAGCTGGAATCATGACTTACTCACAGTTTGACCAGTTTCTGAGGGAGGTTCTCAAGCTGCCCATGGCTGTGTTTGAAGGGCCATCGTTTGGATACACGGAGCAAGCTGCCAAAAGCTGCTTTGCGCAGCAG AAAAAGGTCTCCCTCAACATCTTCCTGGACACACTGATGTCAGACCCGCCTCCTCAGTGTCTGGTTTGGTTGCCACTCATGCACCGGCTCGCCAACGTAGAGAACG TCTTTCACCCGGTCGAATGCTCCTACTGCCATACTGAGAGTATGATGGGCTTCCGCTACCGCTGCCAGCAATGTCACAATTACCAGCTCTGTCAGGACTGCTTCTGGAGGGGGCATGCCAGCGGTTCCCATAGCAACCAACATCAAATGAAGGAGTATACATCATGG AAATCACCCGCCAAGAAGCTATCCCATGCCCTCAGCAAGTCGCTAAGCTGTGCATCCAGCAGAGAGCCTCTTCACCCAATGTTCCCTGAAATGCCGGAGAAACCTCTCAACCTTGCACATATTGT GCCACCAAGACCCATGAACGCCCCTAGTGAATACTCCTTTTCCAACTCCATGCCTACATCAGGGAACCCGTACTCCACCAAAAA GAGTCAGGATATTGCCCAACATCTGTTGAAAGGTAGAGG GTTACACTGCAACCTGGATGCGGTCGACAGACTCGCAGATGAACACATTCTCATTGGGCTGTATGTGAAGCTACTTCAAAACAACCCCAAAACACG TTTGCTAGAGAGCAGCAACCATCAAGACGAGGAGCACAGCCTCATCACCCGCTATGCTGCTCGCCTGGCTGCTGATGCCGTG CAACAGCAGAGAGTCCCCACAGACCTGCCGTGCTCTCTGGATGCCAACAAACAGCAGAGGCAGCTCATCgccgagctggagagtaaaaACAG AGAAATCCTGCAGGAAATCCAACGACTGCGCCTCCAGCATGAGGAGGCCTCACAGCCGCCTCCTGACCGGGGTCAGCAGAACCCCACTCTACTGGCTGAGTTACGACTTCTCAG gcAACGCAAAGATGAGCTTGAACAAAGAATGTCGAGTCTGCAGGAGAGTCGCAGGGAACTCATGGTGCAGCTGGAGCAACTAATGATGCTTCTCAAG ctaGCTGAGGAACAGAAACAAGCT ACTCAGGGTCCCGGCTCCCCACGCTCCTCTCCCAGCCACACCATTAGCAGGACCATCCCCACACCCATCCACGCCGACTCGGCCAGCACCACCCCGACTCACACACCTCAGGACTCCCTCATGGGCGTAGGAGGCGACGTTCAGGAGGCCTTCGCTCAGG GTCCCAGGAGAAATCTGAGAAACGACCTCCTTGTCGCAGCTGACTCCATCACCAATACAATGTCATCACTGGTTAAAGAGTTAAATTCCG AGGGTGGAAGTGAGACAGAGAGCACTGTGGATTCAGATTTCAGCCGTGGCGACATCTTAGCAACAACAACCTCAGATCCGTTCCTCAGCTATAAGCCCAAGACTGCGCCGGAAGcggaggaagacgaggaggaacGCTTCGAGGACGACCTTGAGCAGCAGCTGGAGGATGAGCTCAAGTTGGAGGAGCTCATGAAGCACAGGCAGGAGGTGGACAAACCCTGCATG GTGACATGCAGCAGTGACTGCGCTGCTCCAGGACACTG GTGA